One genomic window of Elaeis guineensis isolate ETL-2024a chromosome 2, EG11, whole genome shotgun sequence includes the following:
- the LOC105039971 gene encoding LOW QUALITY PROTEIN: low affinity inorganic phosphate transporter 4-like (The sequence of the model RefSeq protein was modified relative to this genomic sequence to represent the inferred CDS: deleted 1 base in 1 codon) — protein sequence MSEAHHRPHWGVRRTLPPAVWTSINIVFSVNLGSFGERFGKRRVYGVTLILMVVCAICSGLSFGSTPNAVMGTLCFFRFWLGFGIGGDYTLSATIMSEYANKKTRGAFIAAIFAMQGVGIIFASLVPMTLSAIFLHFFPAPPFSSDHLRSTQPEADFLWRIVLMLGAIPALITYYRRMKMPETTRYTALIAGNAEQAALDMGKVLEMEIQAEQEKVAQFKSANDYSLLLGEFFRYHGLHLIGTMSTWFLLDIAFYSQNLTQKDIFPMMHLTSKAQKMNALEEVLQTSKAMLHVALCGTYPGYWFTVLFIEKMGRCLIQLIGFFMMSALMLIMEIEYEYLKDKNHILFATLYVLVFFFANFGPNSTTFVLAAELFPTRVRSTCHGLSAAAGKAGAIIGVFIVQSYMLDGDPKKIRSALIALAFTNMIGFFCTFFVTETTGKSLEEISGEDGRAAGRRESMMLMGDVRLDLSRRRRVNRPDSLLTSATSEVWGDSEGRCEEGEESFLIGNMVSPQACNLGAGMDVAQCCRGFRMC from the exons ATGTCCGAAGCCCACCATCGACCTCATTGGGGGGTGCGGAGGACGTTGCCCCCCGCGGTATGGACCAGTATAAATATTGTATTTTCTGTCAATCTCGGCAGTTTTGGTGAGAGGTTTGGGAAA CGGCGTGTCTACGGCGTCACCCTCATACTCATGGTCGTCTGCGCTATCTGCTCCGGCCTCTCCTTCGGCTCCACCCCGAATGCCGTCATGGGCACCCTCTGTTTCTTCCGCTTCTGGCTCGGCTTCGGCATCGGCGGCGACTACACTCTCTCCGCCACCATAATGTCCGAGTACGCTAACAAGAAGACACGCGGTGCCTTCATCGCCGCCATCTTCGCCATGCAGGGCGTCGGCATCATCTTTGCCAGCCTTGTCCCCATGACCCTCTCCGCCATCTTCCTCCACTTCTTTCCGGCTCCACCGTTCTCCTCCGATCACCTCCGCTCCACCCAGCCGGAGGCCGACTTCCTGTGGCGCATCGTGCTCATGCTCGGCGCGATCCCGGCGCTCATCACCTACTACCGGCGCATGAAGATGCCCGAGACCACCCGGTACACCGCACTTATCGCCGGGAACGCGGAGCAGGCCGCGCTTGACATGGGGAAAGTCCTGGAGATGGAGATACAAGCGGAGCAAGAAAAGGTAGCCCAATTTAAATCTGCCAACGATTACTCGTTACTGTTGGGAGAGTTCTTTAGATATCACGGGCTGCACCTCATCGGCACGATGAGCACCTGGTTCCTGCTCGACATCGCATTCTACAGCCAGAATCTCACCCAGAAGGACATATTTCCGATGATGCACCTCACAAGCAAGGCGCAGAAAATGAATGCGCTCGAGGAAGTGTTGCAGACGTCGAAAGCCATGTTACATGTAGCGCTGTGTGGGACCTACCCCGGCTACTGGTTCACGGTGCTGTTCATCGAGAAGATGGGACGGTGTCTGATTCAGCTCATTGGATTCTTCATGATGTCGGCGCTCATGTTGATAATGGAAATCGAGTATGAGTACCTCAAGGACAAGAACCACATTCTGTTTGCTACACTC TACGTCCTGGTGTTTTTCTTCGCTAATTTTGGGCCGAACAGCACCACGTTTGTGCTGGCGGCGGAGCTCTTCCCGACTAGGGTGAGGTCGACGTGCCATGGGCTAAGCGCGGCGGCGGGGAAGGCCGGGGCGATCATCGGGGTGTTCATCGTGCAGAGCTACATGTTGGACGGGGACCCAAAGAAGATAAGGAGCGCGCTCATTGCGCTGGCGTTTACAAATATGATTGGGTTCTTCTGCACATTTTTTGTGACGGAGACCACGGGGAAGTCGTTGGAAGAGATCTCTGGGGAGGACGGGAGGGCGGCAGGCAGAAGGGAGAGCATGATGTTGATGGGAGACGTACGGCTGGATCTCTCTCG AAGGCGTAGAGTTAATAGGCCAGACAGCCTCCTCACTAGCGCCACTTCTGAGGTGTGGGGTGATAGTGAGGGAAGATGTGAAGAGGGTGAGGAGAGCTTCCTTATTGGCAATATGG TGTCGCCACAGGCTTGCAACTTGGGTGCTGGCATGGATGTTGCACAATGTTGCAGAGGGTTTCGCATGTGCTAG
- the LOC105039623 gene encoding mavicyanin, producing the protein MRTHILFFLLAIIGCVLKGTLGHRNHVVGSSLGWTVPPNKTFYQDWARKTHFAVGERLVFPYKVGVHNVIEVSKEDFENCTQFKVIERHHQGPLTLELTKPGPHYYYCGVGLRCELGQKLAINVSAEAPAVASTFTHSPAQSPSLSSADRVPFAAPLAALLIYVLHYLFM; encoded by the exons ATGAGGACGCACATCCTCTTTTTCCTTCTCGCCATCATTGGTTGCGTTCTGAAAGGTACGTTGGGCCACAGGAATCACGTCGTCGGGAGTAGCTTGGGGTGGACTGTTCCCCCTAACAAGACCTTCTACCAGGATTGGGCTCGGAAAACGCATTTTGCCGTGGGAGAGAGACTTG taTTTCCTTACAAAGTAGGCGTGCATAACGTGATCGAGGTGTCAAAGGAGGACTTCGAAAACTGCACGCAATTCAAAGTCATCGAAAGGCACCATCAAGGACCACTGACCCTAGAGTTGACCAAGCCTGGTCCTCATTATTACTATTGTGGGGTTGGGCTTCGCTGTGAGCTTGGGCAGAAGCTTGCCATCAATGTCTCTGCCGAAGCTCCTGCAGTTGCTAGTACTTTCACCCACAGCCCTGCTCAATCTCCAAGCTTATCATCTGCTGATAGGGTTCCCTTCGCTGCTCCACTTGCGGCTCTCCTTATATATGTGTTGCATTATCTCTTCATGTGA
- the LOC105039964 gene encoding low affinity inorganic phosphate transporter 4 gives MGFFTHAYDLFCISTVSKLLGRLYYSDGKLRPGTLPRSVNNVIVSAALIGSLTGQLFFGWLGDVLGRKRVYGVTLILMVLCAICSGLSFGSTPKAVMGTLCFFRFWLGFGIGGDYPLSATIMSEYANKKTRGAFIAAVFAMQGVGIIFAGLVSMTLSAIFLSFFPAPPFSSDHIRSTQPEADFLWRIVLMLGAIPALITYYWRMKMPETARYTALIAGNAKQAALDMGKVLEMEIQAEQEKVAQYKSANDYSLLSGEFFRYHGLHLIGTMSTWFLLDIAFYSQNLTQKDIFPMMHLTSKAQKMNALEEVLQTSKAMLNVALCGTYPGYWFTVLFIEKMGRCLIQLIGFFMMSALMLIMGIKYEYLKDKNHILFATLYVLVFFFANFGPNSTTFVLAAELFPTRVRSTCHGLSAAAGKAGAIIGVFIVQSYMLDGDPKKIRSALIALAFTNMIGFFCTFFVTETTGKSLEEISGEDGRAAGRRESMMLMGDVRLDLSRLS, from the coding sequence ATGGGCTTCTTCACCCATGCCTATGACCTCTTCTGCATCAGCACCGTCTCAAAGCTCCTCGGCCGCCTCTACTACTCCGATGGCAAGCTAAGGCCTGGAACGCTCCCCCGCAGCGTGAACAATGTCATCGTCAGTGCCGCCCTCATCGGCAGCCTCACGGGCCAGCTTTTCTTCGGTTGGCTTGGCGACGTCCTCGGCCGCAAGCGTGTCTACGGCGTCACCCTCATACTCATGGTCCTCTGCGCTATCTGCTCCGGCCTCTCCTTCGGATCCACCCCGAAAGCCGTCATGGGCACCCTCTGTTTCTTCCGCTTCTGGCTCGGCTTCGGCATCGGTGGCGACTACCCTCTTTCCGCCACCATAATGTCCGAGTATGCCAACAAGAAGACCCGCGGCGCCTTCATCGCAGCCGTCTTCGCCATGCAGGGCGTCGGCATCATCTTCGCCGGCCTTGTCTCCATGACCCTCTCCGCCATCTTCCTCAGCTTCTTTCCGGCTCCACCGTTCTCGTCCGATCACATCCGCTCCACCCAGCCGGAGGCCGACTTCCTGTGGCGCATCGTGCTCATGCTCGGCGCGATCCCGGCGCTCATCACCTACTACTGGCGCATGAAGATGCCTGAGACCGCCCGGTACACCGCACTCATCGCCGGGAACGCGAAGCAAGCCGCGCTCGACATGGGGAAAGTCCTGGAGATGGAGATACAAGCAGAGCAAGAAAAGGTAGCCCAATATAAATCTGCCAACGACTACTCGTTACTGTCGGGAGAGTTCTTTAGATATCACGGGCTGCACCTCATCGGCACGATGAGCACCTGGTTCCTGCTCGACATCGCATTCTACAGCCAGAATCTCACCCAGAAGGACATATTTCCGATGATGCACCTCACAAGCAAGGCGCAGAAAATGAATGCGCTCGAGGAAGTGTTGCAGACGTCGAAAGCCATGTTAAATGTAGCGCTGTGTGGGACCTACCCCGGCTACTGGTTCACGGTGCTGTTCATCGAGAAGATGGGACGGTGTCTGATTCAGCTCATTGGATTCTTCATGATGTCGGCGCTCATGTTGATAATGGGGATCAAGTATGAGTACCTCAAGGACAAGAACCACATTCTGTTTGCTACACTCTACGTCCTGGTGTTTTTCTTCGCTAATTTTGGGCCGAACAGCACCACGTTTGTGCTGGCGGCGGAGCTCTTCCCGACTAGGGTGAGGTCGACGTGCCATGGGCTAAGCGCGGCGGCGGGGAAGGCCGGGGCGATCATCGGGGTGTTCATCGTGCAGAGCTACATGTTGGACGGGGACCCAAAGAAGATAAGGAGCGCGCTCATTGCGCTGGCGTTTACAAATATGATTGGGTTCTTCTGCACATTTTTTGTGACGGAGACCACGGGGAAGTCGTTGGAAGAGATCTCTGGGGAGGACGGGAGGGCGGCAGGCAGAAGGGAGAGCATGATGTTGATGGGAGACGTACGGCTGGATCTCTCTCGGTTGAGTTAA